One genomic segment of Arthrobacter sp. zg-Y1110 includes these proteins:
- a CDS encoding alpha/beta hydrolase has product MSINVDLSGTDNLPNEAALLAAAARLDRRVERMADTLDDAQAKWQTVDSFYRAPEANLVYTAMDKPRDDSEEILLAVRSSKQALEVFAEEITAIKAKRAELKAKIATAQAQDKREAEIIDGIGEFGFLGEAVSKIGSVMDSADAFMDQFMLQREADQLAAELQKAEQECSRAHRALVRPTADVPPISKEALNEWAIQDVTQAYNRVQNSIGDPTVAMQQYLALLAGLRPDQMEQFLARNPEAALSPPALGSDPQKNKEAWEKLTPEQRAVISQKVPSLVGNLEGIPYSDRIAANNVALDLALAQDPLPDAQRDVLMEIKHAADPGRDNRTVRGLISFDPTHPPLAALAIGNMDTADNVTWNVPGMGTTAGSMDDWAKGSQNIYDAQLKLGGGDPAVVAWIGYHTPAMPPSTEVLGNKHALDGGERLASSLNGFNAASDGRDTYVSVAAHSYGTTTTAHGLTGIDFDVDSVAFYGSAGLDNTALADMRIKDGPGGQPALFATQATQDDVASLGRSSGRTDPLGDGFGAHEFSSEGDAERELKQTLGHSVIGEDDDKWNPLHTYDKHGYLDVGTQSLDSIAKITTGNGDEVLQREEELADTSRAFEERRSEMPYYPHSFGRR; this is encoded by the coding sequence GTGAGCATCAATGTTGATCTGAGTGGTACCGACAATCTGCCCAACGAGGCGGCGCTGCTGGCTGCTGCCGCGCGGCTGGACAGACGCGTTGAACGTATGGCTGATACCTTGGACGACGCCCAGGCCAAGTGGCAGACCGTCGATTCCTTCTACCGCGCCCCGGAAGCAAACCTCGTGTACACGGCGATGGACAAACCGCGCGACGACAGCGAGGAGATCCTGCTTGCGGTGCGCTCCTCAAAACAGGCGTTGGAGGTCTTCGCGGAAGAAATCACCGCAATCAAGGCAAAGCGCGCTGAGCTCAAGGCCAAAATCGCAACTGCCCAAGCGCAAGACAAGCGCGAAGCCGAAATCATCGATGGCATCGGAGAATTCGGCTTCCTCGGAGAGGCTGTCAGCAAAATCGGGTCCGTCATGGACTCCGCGGACGCTTTCATGGATCAGTTCATGCTCCAAAGGGAAGCGGACCAATTGGCAGCCGAACTTCAAAAGGCAGAGCAGGAGTGTAGCCGGGCGCACAGGGCCTTGGTCCGTCCTACTGCTGATGTTCCGCCAATCAGCAAGGAAGCCCTGAACGAATGGGCTATCCAGGATGTCACCCAGGCCTACAACCGGGTGCAGAACTCCATCGGTGACCCGACTGTAGCCATGCAGCAGTATCTTGCGCTCTTGGCCGGGCTCAGGCCCGACCAGATGGAACAGTTCCTGGCCCGTAACCCAGAGGCCGCGCTCTCGCCGCCGGCTCTCGGATCGGATCCCCAGAAAAATAAGGAAGCCTGGGAGAAGCTCACGCCGGAGCAGCGCGCTGTCATCAGCCAGAAGGTGCCGTCCCTCGTAGGCAATCTGGAGGGCATTCCTTACTCAGACCGAATTGCTGCGAACAACGTGGCGCTGGACCTGGCACTGGCCCAGGATCCGCTTCCGGATGCACAGCGGGATGTCCTGATGGAAATAAAACATGCCGCTGACCCCGGCCGCGACAACCGGACCGTCCGCGGACTGATTTCCTTTGATCCCACGCACCCGCCGCTGGCCGCTTTGGCTATCGGAAATATGGATACTGCTGACAACGTCACGTGGAATGTCCCGGGGATGGGAACGACCGCCGGGTCCATGGATGATTGGGCCAAGGGGTCACAGAACATTTACGATGCCCAACTGAAGCTTGGCGGCGGCGACCCGGCGGTAGTTGCCTGGATCGGTTACCACACACCAGCCATGCCGCCCTCCACCGAAGTCTTGGGCAACAAACATGCCCTAGACGGAGGTGAGCGGCTCGCCTCATCGCTGAATGGCTTCAACGCTGCCAGCGACGGCCGTGATACTTACGTTTCGGTGGCAGCGCACTCCTACGGCACCACTACCACCGCTCACGGCCTGACCGGGATTGATTTTGACGTGGACTCTGTGGCGTTTTATGGCTCCGCCGGCCTGGACAACACGGCCCTGGCGGACATGCGCATTAAAGATGGTCCCGGGGGACAACCGGCGTTGTTTGCTACCCAGGCCACCCAAGACGACGTCGCATCGCTTGGTCGGTCCTCAGGTCGCACCGACCCGCTGGGGGACGGTTTCGGGGCACATGAATTCAGTTCGGAGGGGGACGCAGAGCGGGAGCTCAAGCAGACCCTGGGACACTCCGTCATCGGGGAAGACGATGACAAATGGAATCCCCTGCACACCTACGATAAACATGGGTATCTGGACGTTGGAACGCAGAGCTTGGATTCCATCGCCAAGATTACAACCGGAAACGGTGATGAGGTCCTACAGCGCGAGGAAGAATTAGCGGATACTTCGAGAGCCTTTGAAGAGAGACGGTCTGAGATGCCTTATTACCCGCACAGTTTTGGCAGACGATGA
- a CDS encoding DUF6507 family protein produces the protein MGAYDIDAATVGRIITDSESILLQNESLYIDLQDRIDGVETALGKSGALAAFSTFASETLMPGAKTVITRSDNAVLATRRALNAYVQGDEEMVANAQQAAASIAPLAPSPAPAPEPAPAPERPLPGSIPIVPLLPAPGNVLHPLPAPLPEANPGGNVLHPLPAPLPEANPGGNVLHPLPAPLPEANPGGNVLHPLPAPLPEANPGGPIAEPAPYYPANPGGNVLHPLPAPLPEANPGGPIAEPAPYYPANPGGNVLHPLPSPLPEANPGGPIAEPAPYYPSNPGDPGRGAMWPGLDPGFWIDPSGPDFERLPGEMPQEITKMPEVIPWMPEFIDIAPKPEIIPWMPEFIDFAPRPDITAWMPEVIHFEPMPLPEVIDIKPMPLPEVIHFEPMPDTAPGDFGGAGVTPEPTPVPREINGIPVATPLADQTPSDAEPNKTRGRWGLT, from the coding sequence ATGGGCGCCTATGACATAGACGCTGCAACAGTAGGCAGGATAATCACGGACAGCGAGTCCATCCTGTTGCAGAACGAGAGTCTTTACATCGACCTTCAAGACCGGATCGACGGTGTTGAAACCGCACTCGGCAAGAGTGGGGCACTCGCGGCGTTTTCGACGTTCGCTTCAGAGACGCTGATGCCGGGCGCCAAGACGGTAATCACCCGGAGCGATAACGCCGTCCTTGCAACCCGGCGGGCCCTGAACGCCTATGTCCAGGGTGACGAGGAGATGGTGGCGAATGCGCAGCAAGCGGCAGCGAGCATCGCGCCGCTTGCCCCTTCCCCGGCACCAGCCCCGGAGCCGGCTCCCGCTCCAGAACGTCCCCTGCCCGGGTCCATCCCCATCGTCCCGTTGTTGCCTGCTCCAGGAAACGTACTCCACCCGCTGCCGGCGCCCCTCCCCGAAGCCAACCCCGGCGGAAACGTACTCCACCCGCTGCCGGCGCCCCTCCCCGAAGCCAACCCCGGCGGAAACGTACTCCACCCGCTGCCGGCGCCCCTCCCCGAAGCCAACCCCGGCGGAAACGTACTCCACCCGCTGCCGGCGCCCCTCCCCGAAGCCAACCCGGGTGGACCCATCGCCGAGCCTGCCCCCTACTACCCGGCCAACCCCGGTGGAAACGTACTCCACCCGCTGCCGGCGCCCCTCCCCGAAGCCAACCCCGGTGGACCCATCGCCGAGCCTGCCCCCTACTACCCGGCCAACCCCGGTGGAAACGTACTCCACCCGCTGCCGTCGCCCCTCCCCGAAGCCAACCCGGGTGGACCCATCGCCGAGCCTGCCCCCTACTACCCGAGCAACCCGGGCGACCCGGGCCGCGGCGCTATGTGGCCCGGACTGGACCCTGGATTCTGGATCGACCCTTCAGGTCCGGACTTCGAGCGCCTTCCCGGCGAAATGCCGCAGGAGATCACGAAGATGCCCGAAGTCATCCCCTGGATGCCGGAATTCATCGACATCGCACCAAAACCCGAAATCATCCCCTGGATGCCGGAATTCATCGACTTCGCGCCAAGGCCGGACATCACCGCGTGGATGCCGGAAGTTATCCACTTCGAGCCAATGCCGCTGCCCGAGGTCATCGATATCAAGCCGATGCCGCTGCCGGAAGTCATCCATTTCGAGCCGATGCCGGATACGGCGCCCGGTGACTTTGGGGGCGCCGGCGTCACACCCGAACCCACCCCCGTGCCGCGGGAAATCAACGGCATTCCAGTAGCGACTCCCCTAGCTGACCAGACGCCGTCCGACGCGGAGCCCAACAAGACCCGCGGAAGGTGGGGTTTGACGTGA
- a CDS encoding VIT1/CCC1 family protein, whose amino-acid sequence MNSHSSPEPAFSESSVPSNADKKRWRQYLADEQAEAATYRYLAERRDGEERDILLALAEAEGRHEEHWRTLLGDDAGRRARASFRNRVLGLLARRFGSVFVLALAQRAEGRSPYAQDPNATSAMAADEQIHEEVIRGLATRGRTRLSGNFRAAVFGANDGLVSNLALIMGIGATGVSSTFILISGLAGLLAGALSMGAGEYVSVRSQRELLEASRPTQITLSAAKSLDIDANELVLVYRARGMTKEAAEHRAAERMGLYSCDCDPSFSLNPEADAEEKRDEHESVGTGLGAAASSFCFFASGAVIPVLPYLFGLTGMTAVVLSCVLVGLALLMTGAVVGLLSGASPLKRALRQLAIGLGAAGATYLLGMVFGTTAL is encoded by the coding sequence GTGAATTCCCATTCCTCGCCGGAGCCCGCGTTCAGCGAATCCAGCGTTCCTTCCAACGCCGACAAAAAGCGATGGCGGCAGTATCTGGCCGATGAACAGGCCGAAGCAGCGACCTACCGGTATCTGGCTGAACGCCGGGACGGTGAGGAACGCGACATTCTCCTGGCACTGGCCGAGGCCGAGGGCCGCCATGAAGAACACTGGCGTACGCTGCTGGGCGACGACGCCGGGCGCAGGGCGCGTGCTTCCTTCCGCAACCGGGTCCTCGGCCTGCTGGCCCGCCGTTTCGGCTCGGTGTTTGTACTGGCATTGGCGCAGCGCGCCGAGGGCCGCTCCCCCTATGCGCAGGATCCAAATGCCACCAGCGCGATGGCCGCGGATGAACAGATTCATGAGGAAGTGATCCGCGGGCTGGCCACCCGGGGGCGGACCCGGTTGTCGGGGAACTTCCGGGCGGCAGTGTTCGGCGCCAATGACGGCCTGGTCAGCAACCTTGCCCTCATCATGGGCATCGGCGCCACCGGAGTGTCCAGCACGTTTATCCTTATCAGCGGTCTGGCCGGCCTGCTTGCCGGAGCGTTGTCCATGGGCGCGGGAGAGTACGTCTCGGTCCGGTCCCAGCGTGAACTCCTGGAGGCCTCCCGGCCCACCCAGATCACACTGTCGGCCGCGAAGTCACTGGACATTGACGCCAACGAGCTGGTGCTGGTCTACCGGGCACGCGGTATGACCAAGGAAGCGGCCGAACACCGTGCGGCAGAACGGATGGGCCTCTACAGCTGCGACTGCGATCCGAGTTTCTCGCTGAACCCCGAGGCTGACGCCGAAGAAAAACGCGACGAGCACGAGTCCGTAGGGACAGGGCTGGGTGCTGCTGCTTCCAGCTTCTGCTTCTTCGCATCCGGTGCGGTGATTCCGGTACTCCCCTACCTGTTTGGCCTTACCGGAATGACCGCCGTCGTCCTCTCCTGCGTCCTGGTGGGTCTGGCGCTGCTGATGACCGGCGCCGTCGTCGGTCTGCTCTCCGGCGCCTCGCCCCTGAAACGGGCCCTGCGGCAGCTGGCGATCGGGCTGGGTGCCGCAGGCGCCACCTATCTGCTGGGCATGGTTTTCGGGACGACCGCCCTCTAG
- a CDS encoding long-chain-fatty-acid--CoA ligase: MSKNFPLTDPARPWTRHYSEGVLEGFSLPDESLVDVVESSVRKYRSKTALQFFGATTSYEELGDQIRRAATGLMKLGVRKGDRVALVLPNSPQHVVAFYAVLRLGAVVVEHNPLYTDRELRHQFEDHGATVAVVWDKVVENVQKLPADIPVRSIVSVELIPAMPLVNRLALKLPVPALREARAALSASKRPPRGPRRVVGWRELLDNRPLRKRHPRPEPSDLAAIQYTSGTTADPKGAMLTHANLVANAAQGRAWVPGLKPGHETFYAVLPMFHAYGLTLCLTTAMSLGARVVLFPKFDVDMTLKAMKKSPATFLPAVPPIYERLAAGAKEQNISLKGVRSAISGAMNLPPRTVEIWEEATGGLLIEGYGLTETSPIALGNPFAKSRKPGTVGVPFPLTDIRVVDPEHPTVDVPQGHRGELLIKGPQVFAGYWKKPRETEAVLLDGGWFRTGDIVTVDEDHFVTIVDRIKELIITGGFNVSPSEVENALKRHESVDDVAVVGLLRSGGGEDVVAAVVPKAGSRFNAEELRAFVRKELAAYKVPRRIVEIQELPKSLIGKVLRRHVRDSLQNGSAGSAPADGTGSAPANGTAETNSPTDLQNKP; this comes from the coding sequence GTGAGCAAAAACTTCCCTCTTACGGATCCTGCCCGCCCTTGGACCCGCCACTACAGCGAGGGAGTCCTGGAAGGCTTCAGCCTCCCGGATGAGTCCCTCGTTGACGTGGTGGAGAGCTCGGTCCGCAAATACCGATCGAAGACCGCCCTGCAGTTCTTCGGTGCCACCACTTCCTACGAGGAACTGGGGGACCAGATCCGTCGTGCGGCGACGGGCTTGATGAAACTCGGCGTGCGCAAGGGCGACCGGGTGGCGCTTGTGCTGCCCAATTCGCCGCAGCACGTGGTGGCGTTCTACGCCGTCCTCCGTTTGGGAGCCGTGGTGGTGGAACACAACCCCCTCTATACGGACCGGGAGCTGCGGCACCAGTTCGAGGATCACGGTGCCACCGTGGCCGTGGTCTGGGACAAGGTTGTGGAGAATGTCCAGAAGCTGCCGGCGGATATTCCGGTGCGCAGCATCGTTTCGGTGGAACTGATCCCGGCCATGCCGCTGGTCAACCGGCTGGCGCTGAAGCTTCCCGTTCCCGCCCTCCGCGAGGCGCGGGCCGCCCTTTCCGCTTCCAAGCGTCCGCCCCGCGGCCCGCGGCGAGTGGTGGGCTGGCGGGAATTGCTGGACAACCGCCCGCTGCGCAAACGCCATCCGCGTCCGGAGCCGTCGGACCTGGCGGCGATCCAGTACACCAGCGGAACCACCGCAGATCCCAAGGGTGCGATGCTGACGCACGCGAACCTCGTGGCCAATGCGGCGCAGGGGCGGGCGTGGGTTCCCGGGTTGAAGCCCGGCCATGAAACCTTCTATGCCGTCCTGCCCATGTTCCATGCCTACGGGCTGACCCTGTGCCTCACCACCGCTATGAGCCTGGGGGCCCGGGTGGTGCTGTTCCCCAAGTTCGACGTCGACATGACGCTCAAGGCCATGAAGAAATCCCCGGCCACCTTCCTCCCGGCCGTACCGCCGATTTACGAGCGCCTGGCCGCGGGAGCCAAGGAACAGAACATTTCGCTCAAGGGCGTCCGGTCTGCCATTTCCGGTGCCATGAACCTCCCGCCTCGAACGGTCGAGATCTGGGAAGAAGCCACCGGCGGACTCCTGATCGAAGGCTACGGCCTGACCGAAACGTCTCCCATCGCGCTGGGCAACCCGTTCGCCAAGTCGCGGAAACCGGGAACGGTGGGCGTTCCTTTCCCGCTGACCGACATCCGGGTGGTGGATCCTGAGCATCCTACTGTCGACGTTCCCCAAGGCCACCGCGGCGAGCTGCTGATCAAGGGCCCGCAGGTCTTTGCCGGTTACTGGAAGAAGCCCCGGGAAACCGAGGCGGTACTGCTCGACGGCGGCTGGTTCCGTACCGGGGACATTGTCACCGTGGACGAGGACCACTTTGTTACCATCGTGGACCGGATCAAGGAGCTGATCATTACCGGCGGCTTCAATGTGTCCCCCTCGGAAGTGGAAAACGCCCTGAAGCGCCACGAATCCGTCGACGACGTCGCCGTCGTCGGCCTGCTCCGTTCCGGCGGCGGCGAGGATGTGGTGGCAGCGGTGGTACCCAAGGCTGGTTCCCGCTTTAACGCCGAAGAACTGCGGGCATTCGTGCGCAAGGAACTGGCAGCCTATAAGGTGCCCCGCCGGATCGTGGAGATCCAGGAGCTGCCGAAGTCCCTGATCGGGAAGGTCCTGCGCCGGCATGTCCGCGACAGCCTGCAGAACGGCAGCGCCGGTTCCGCGCCGGCCGACGGCACCGGTTCCGCGCCGGCCAACGGCACCGCAGAAACGAATTCCCCCACCGATCTCCAGAACAAGCCCTGA
- a CDS encoding AI-2E family transporter, with amino-acid sequence MSASSPNRVQRDTQPDHARPGRYWSGPLGHAGQRSAQILLILLLVSVTVYGLLQVTLVVIPVLLALILGAAIAPFVNWLRRKGWPSALATGLSFLLLLGIFGGLVTGIVFAIRSEWSDLVDQAVAGFDQLYDFVLNGPLPIDQEMLANARDAVIDFATSSTVSSGAIAGISAATTFATGFLLMAVVLFYFLKDGDRIWAFFLRMFPEGDRRDKARLSGFRVMEVLGGYIRGTAIVALVDSVCIGAALFILQVPLALPLTVIVFVGSFIPLVGATAAGVFAALIALVANGPVVALIVVVVIIAVNQLEGNFLQPVVMGKSLSIHALVILLALTAGTILAGIVGAILAVPIAAVGWAVIKVWTGEDDGEDLDAKEIPDPEEQPEMESAEK; translated from the coding sequence ATGAGCGCATCAAGCCCTAACAGGGTTCAACGGGATACCCAGCCGGATCACGCCAGGCCTGGACGGTACTGGAGCGGCCCCCTCGGCCACGCCGGGCAGCGCTCCGCCCAGATCCTGTTGATCCTGCTTTTGGTTTCGGTGACGGTTTACGGGTTGCTGCAGGTCACGCTGGTGGTGATTCCGGTGCTGCTCGCGTTGATCCTGGGCGCGGCAATCGCTCCGTTCGTGAATTGGCTACGCCGCAAGGGATGGCCCAGCGCGCTGGCGACAGGCCTGTCCTTCCTGCTGCTGCTCGGCATTTTCGGCGGGCTGGTGACCGGGATTGTGTTCGCTATCCGCAGCGAATGGAGCGATCTGGTGGACCAGGCCGTTGCAGGCTTCGACCAGCTCTATGACTTTGTACTCAACGGCCCGCTCCCGATCGACCAGGAGATGCTCGCCAACGCGCGGGACGCCGTGATCGACTTTGCTACCAGCAGCACGGTAAGCAGCGGGGCCATTGCCGGGATCTCCGCGGCCACGACGTTTGCCACCGGGTTCCTGCTGATGGCCGTGGTGCTGTTCTACTTCCTCAAAGACGGGGACCGCATCTGGGCCTTCTTCCTGCGCATGTTCCCGGAAGGAGACCGCCGGGACAAGGCCCGGCTCTCCGGCTTCCGGGTGATGGAGGTCCTCGGCGGGTACATCCGCGGCACCGCCATTGTGGCGCTGGTCGATTCCGTGTGCATCGGGGCGGCGCTGTTCATCCTGCAGGTTCCGCTGGCCCTGCCCCTGACCGTGATTGTCTTTGTCGGCTCGTTCATCCCGCTGGTTGGCGCCACCGCGGCCGGTGTCTTCGCAGCCCTGATCGCGCTGGTGGCCAACGGGCCGGTTGTTGCCCTGATCGTCGTCGTGGTGATCATTGCGGTGAACCAGTTGGAGGGCAACTTCCTGCAACCGGTGGTGATGGGCAAGTCGTTGAGCATCCACGCCTTGGTGATCCTGCTGGCCCTGACCGCAGGAACCATCCTGGCCGGCATTGTCGGCGCCATCCTGGCCGTCCCGATCGCGGCAGTGGGTTGGGCCGTGATCAAGGTCTGGACCGGCGAAGACGACGGCGAGGACCTCGACGCGAAGGAGATCCCGGATCCGGAGGAGCAGCCGGAAATGGAATCTGCGGAAAAGTAG
- a CDS encoding sodium:solute symporter, protein MEYINGTIVVLYLLAMLGFGWWGKSRTKNVSDYLVAGRRLGPLFYTGTMAAVVLGGASTVGGVGLGYKYGISGMWLVVAIGTGVLLLSLLFASTLQKLRIYTVSQMLSLRYGTESTKVSSIVMLAYTLMLCATSTGAYATIFVVLFGFERWLAIAVGGAVVLVYSTIGGMWSITLADMAQFVIKTIGVFALMLPFTLSAAGGLDGIRERAGAEFFSITGIGAQSIITYFVVYTLGLLIGQDIWQRVFTARTPLVARWGGTAAGIYCILYGVAGALIGMGASVALSAVESQDDVYADVAMTLLPVGLGGLVLAAAVAAMMSTASGALIAAATVARTDVVPFVRGWFHRGPGSSTGRSAGTGPETGDDAGEDIASNRYWVLGLGIVAIIVAIVVQDVVAALTIAYDILVGGLLVSILGGLVWKRGTGLGAAVSMAAGTVVTLGTMIYLEIQAAAPYDGVYANEPIYFGLAASAVAYCVVSLLSRPTDPEVRAAWDKRVAGTSTAEAEEVPAT, encoded by the coding sequence ATGGAATACATCAACGGGACCATCGTGGTCCTTTACCTGCTGGCAATGTTGGGTTTCGGTTGGTGGGGCAAGTCCCGCACCAAGAACGTCAGCGACTATCTGGTTGCCGGCCGCCGGCTGGGGCCGCTCTTTTACACCGGAACCATGGCCGCCGTCGTGCTCGGCGGGGCCTCCACGGTGGGCGGGGTGGGGCTCGGTTACAAGTACGGCATCTCCGGCATGTGGCTGGTGGTCGCCATCGGCACCGGAGTCCTGCTCCTCAGCCTGCTCTTCGCCTCCACATTGCAGAAGCTGCGGATCTACACGGTGTCGCAGATGCTGTCCCTGCGTTACGGGACCGAATCCACGAAGGTTTCCTCGATCGTGATGCTGGCCTACACGCTGATGCTCTGCGCCACCTCCACCGGCGCCTACGCCACCATTTTCGTGGTCCTCTTCGGCTTTGAGCGGTGGCTGGCCATTGCGGTGGGCGGCGCCGTCGTCCTCGTCTACTCCACCATCGGCGGAATGTGGTCCATCACACTCGCCGACATGGCGCAGTTCGTTATCAAGACCATCGGCGTCTTCGCCCTGATGCTGCCCTTTACGCTCTCCGCTGCCGGGGGCCTTGACGGCATCCGGGAGCGGGCGGGAGCGGAATTCTTCAGCATCACCGGTATCGGCGCGCAAAGCATTATTACCTATTTCGTGGTCTACACGCTGGGCCTGCTGATCGGCCAGGATATCTGGCAGCGGGTCTTCACGGCACGCACCCCGCTTGTGGCCCGCTGGGGCGGCACCGCGGCCGGGATCTACTGCATCCTCTACGGCGTGGCCGGGGCACTGATCGGCATGGGCGCCAGCGTTGCTCTTTCCGCGGTGGAGTCCCAGGATGATGTCTACGCCGATGTCGCCATGACCCTGCTGCCCGTCGGCCTCGGCGGACTCGTCCTGGCCGCTGCGGTGGCCGCCATGATGTCCACTGCCTCGGGTGCGCTGATTGCTGCGGCCACCGTCGCGCGGACCGACGTCGTCCCCTTCGTCCGCGGATGGTTCCACCGTGGTCCCGGCAGTTCCACCGGCCGGAGCGCCGGCACCGGGCCGGAGACCGGGGACGACGCCGGAGAAGACATCGCGTCCAACCGCTACTGGGTACTCGGGCTGGGCATTGTCGCGATCATCGTGGCCATAGTGGTCCAGGACGTGGTCGCTGCGCTAACGATTGCGTACGACATTTTGGTGGGAGGGCTGCTGGTGAGCATCCTGGGCGGACTGGTGTGGAAGCGCGGCACCGGACTGGGTGCAGCCGTGTCCATGGCTGCCGGAACCGTGGTGACCCTGGGAACCATGATCTACCTTGAGATCCAGGCTGCTGCCCCGTACGACGGCGTGTACGCCAATGAACCGATCTACTTCGGGCTCGCTGCGTCGGCCGTTGCCTACTGCGTAGTTTCGCTGCTCTCCCGTCCCACGGATCCTGAGGTCCGTGCAGCCTGGGACAAGCGGGTGGCCGGCACCTCCACCGCCGAGGCGGAAGAAGTGCCGGCCACCTAA
- a CDS encoding helix-turn-helix domain-containing protein has product MKALPVEPTNAPVAIGVRIRSARQARHLTIEQVAEATGLTKGFLSRVERDLTSPSVASLLTLCQVLSISIGDLFAAPETNVTRLADAPRISLGGEGIVERLVTARTERRVQVVRSVIAPGGSGEADLYSVDCEVEVLHVAQGSFELILGNERIELTTGDTVTFPGREPHSWHNPSDEETIVLWTLVSPGGA; this is encoded by the coding sequence ATGAAGGCCTTGCCCGTAGAACCGACCAACGCTCCGGTGGCGATTGGGGTGCGGATCCGCTCCGCACGCCAGGCCCGGCATCTGACCATTGAGCAGGTGGCTGAAGCCACCGGCCTCACCAAGGGTTTCCTGAGCCGGGTGGAACGGGACCTGACCTCTCCGTCAGTGGCGTCCCTGCTGACCCTGTGCCAGGTGCTTTCCATTTCCATCGGCGACCTCTTCGCCGCACCCGAAACCAATGTGACGCGGCTGGCGGATGCCCCGCGTATCAGCCTGGGCGGCGAGGGAATAGTGGAACGGCTGGTCACGGCCCGGACGGAACGGCGCGTCCAAGTGGTCCGTTCCGTGATTGCACCCGGCGGGTCCGGCGAAGCAGATCTTTATTCGGTGGACTGCGAAGTGGAGGTGCTGCACGTTGCCCAGGGCAGCTTCGAACTCATCCTGGGCAACGAGCGGATCGAACTGACGACAGGAGACACGGTCACCTTCCCCGGCCGGGAACCGCACTCATGGCACAACCCGTCCGACGAGGAAACGATTGTGCTCTGGACCCTCGTCAGCCCCGGCGGCGCTTAG